From Acidovorax sp. FHTAMBA, one genomic window encodes:
- a CDS encoding STAS domain-containing protein, with amino-acid sequence MLVLPPELTHRQATACLHMLLQGLRVHREPGVVVDASAMTVFDSSALAVLLECRREALSVGKTFAVQGLPTALRGMAGLYGVGTLLAPAS; translated from the coding sequence ATGCTGGTCCTTCCCCCCGAGCTCACCCACCGCCAGGCCACGGCCTGTCTGCACATGCTTTTGCAGGGGCTGCGGGTGCACCGCGAACCCGGTGTGGTGGTGGATGCCAGTGCGATGACGGTGTTTGACAGCTCGGCACTGGCGGTTTTGCTCGAGTGCCGCCGCGAGGCCTTGTCCGTGGGCAAGACCTTCGCCGTGCAGGGATTGCCCACCGCGCTGCGTGGCATGGCGGGCTTGTATGGCGTAGGCACCCTGCTTGCGCCCGCGTCCTGA
- the mlaD gene encoding outer membrane lipid asymmetry maintenance protein MlaD produces MQRSKNDLWVGLFVMLGAVALVFLALQSANLLSLNFQSGYRITARFDNIGGLKPQAAVRSAGVVVGRVESITFDDKTFQARVTLAMESRYAFPKDSSLKILTSGLLGEQYIGIEAGADEQNLAAGDMVTATQSAVVLENLIGQFLYSKAEDGGKPAGAGDKK; encoded by the coding sequence ATGCAACGCTCCAAAAACGATCTCTGGGTGGGCCTGTTCGTGATGCTGGGGGCTGTGGCGCTGGTGTTTCTGGCGCTGCAGTCGGCCAATCTGCTGAGCCTGAACTTTCAGTCGGGCTATCGCATTACCGCGCGCTTTGACAATATCGGCGGCCTCAAACCTCAGGCTGCCGTGCGCAGTGCCGGCGTGGTGGTCGGCCGTGTGGAGTCCATCACGTTTGACGACAAGACCTTCCAGGCGCGGGTGACCCTGGCAATGGAAAGCCGCTACGCTTTCCCCAAGGACAGCTCCCTCAAAATTCTCACCAGTGGTTTGTTGGGCGAGCAGTACATCGGCATCGAAGCGGGGGCAGACGAGCAGAACCTGGCCGCCGGCGACATGGTGACCGCCACGCAGTCGGCGGTCGTGCTCGAAAACCTGATCGGGCAGTTTCTCTACAGCAAAGCCGAAGACGGCGGTAAGCCCGCAGGGGCAGGTGACAAAAAATGA
- a CDS encoding ABC transporter ATP-binding protein, translating to MPAVSFQAISKTFSTPKGPFQALNDVSLDIQEGEFFGLLGPNGAGKTTLISILAGLARATSGRVLVQGSDVQTQYADARRKLGVVPQELVFDPFFNVRESLRIQSGYFGVKNNDAWIDELLENLGLTDKANANMRQLSGGMKRRVLVAQALVHKPPIIVLDEPTAGVDVELRQTLWHFVARLNKEGHTVLLTTHYLEEAEALCGRIAMLKSGRMVALNRTSELLQAASGSILQFKTDAALPPALAGVARVTGRIVQLPAHDAAEIESHLAALRVAGVEVHDMEIRRPDLEDVFLQVMSGTSASNIPMSEVASAAAPGRPKQGAAPLGGSEDTAVPSVGAQR from the coding sequence ATGCCCGCAGTCTCCTTCCAAGCCATCTCCAAGACCTTTTCCACGCCCAAAGGCCCCTTTCAAGCTCTCAACGACGTCAGCCTGGACATCCAGGAGGGCGAATTCTTCGGGCTCCTGGGCCCCAACGGCGCCGGTAAAACCACCCTGATCAGCATTCTTGCGGGCCTGGCGCGCGCCACCAGCGGCCGCGTGCTGGTGCAGGGCAGTGATGTCCAGACGCAGTATGCAGATGCGCGCCGCAAGCTCGGCGTGGTGCCGCAAGAGCTGGTGTTCGACCCCTTCTTCAATGTGCGGGAGTCGCTGCGCATCCAGTCGGGCTACTTTGGCGTGAAGAACAACGACGCCTGGATCGACGAGCTGCTGGAGAACCTGGGCCTCACCGACAAGGCCAACGCCAACATGCGCCAGCTCTCGGGTGGCATGAAGCGCCGCGTGCTGGTGGCGCAGGCGCTGGTGCACAAGCCGCCCATCATCGTGCTCGACGAGCCCACGGCCGGTGTGGACGTGGAGCTGCGCCAGACCCTCTGGCATTTTGTGGCCCGCCTGAACAAGGAAGGCCACACCGTGCTGCTGACCACGCACTACCTGGAAGAAGCCGAGGCGCTGTGTGGCCGCATTGCCATGCTCAAGTCGGGCCGCATGGTGGCGCTGAACCGCACCAGTGAATTGCTGCAGGCGGCCTCGGGCAGCATCCTGCAGTTCAAGACGGATGCCGCCTTGCCGCCCGCGCTGGCGGGGGTGGCGCGTGTCACCGGCCGCATCGTGCAACTGCCCGCGCACGACGCGGCCGAGATTGAAAGCCACTTGGCTGCCCTGCGTGTGGCAGGGGTCGAGGTGCACGACATGGAGATTCGCAGGCCGGATCTGGAGGACGTGTTCCTGCAAGTCATGTCGGGTACATCGGCCTCCAATATCCCGATGTCAGAGGTTGCGTCCGCCGCCGCGCCGGGCCGCCCCAAGCAAGGCGCGGCCCCCTTGGGGGGCAGCGAGGACACGGCAGTGCCGAGCGTGGGGGCACAACGATGA
- a CDS encoding ABC transporter permease: protein MTGWQTLFYKEVLRFWKVSFQTVAAPVLTAVLYLLIFGHVLEDHVKVYDRISYTAFLVPGLVMMSVLQNAFANSSSSLIQSKIMGSLVFVLLTPLSHWAWFVAYVGSSMVRGLVVGLGVFIVTLAFARPEFAAPLWILVFAVLGAGLLATLGLIAGLWADKFDQLAAFQNFVVVPMTFLSGVFYSIQSLPPFWQTVSHLNPFFYMIDGFRYGFFGQSDTSPWLSLTIVGVAWMAVSFLAVHLLRTGYKIRN, encoded by the coding sequence ATGACGGGCTGGCAGACGCTTTTTTATAAAGAAGTGCTGCGTTTCTGGAAGGTCAGCTTCCAGACCGTTGCCGCGCCCGTGCTCACGGCCGTGCTGTACCTGCTGATCTTCGGCCATGTGCTCGAAGACCACGTCAAGGTCTACGACCGCATTAGCTACACCGCCTTTCTGGTGCCGGGCCTCGTGATGATGAGCGTGCTGCAGAACGCCTTTGCCAATAGCTCGTCCAGTCTGATACAGAGCAAGATCATGGGCAGCCTGGTGTTTGTGCTGCTCACGCCGCTGTCGCACTGGGCCTGGTTTGTGGCGTACGTTGGCTCATCGATGGTGCGCGGGCTGGTGGTGGGGCTCGGGGTGTTCATCGTCACGTTGGCCTTTGCGCGGCCGGAGTTCGCGGCGCCGCTGTGGATACTGGTGTTTGCGGTGCTGGGGGCGGGCCTGCTGGCCACGCTGGGGCTCATTGCCGGGCTGTGGGCCGACAAGTTCGATCAACTCGCGGCCTTTCAGAACTTTGTGGTCGTGCCCATGACGTTCCTGTCGGGCGTGTTCTATTCCATCCAGTCGCTGCCACCGTTCTGGCAGACCGTGAGCCACCTCAACCCGTTTTTCTACATGATCGACGGCTTCCGCTATGGCTTCTTTGGCCAGAGCGACACATCGCCCTGGCTCAGCCTCACTATCGTGGGCGTGGCCTGGATGGCCGTGAGCTTTCTCGCCGTGCACCTGCTGCGCACCGGCTACAAAATTCGGAACTAG
- a CDS encoding PIN domain-containing protein yields MATAPIFVDTEILLASVDDRDTGRQVRAREWISFCWQTRSGRISSQVLNELYNQAIQRFDGPHVLQQVRAQVRRLRVWLPPHLDSYTVDGAWDLQDRYRLGYWDALILSSAHQQGCRYLLTEALPHDQPMDAVRPINPFLVTPNELDTTE; encoded by the coding sequence ATGGCCACCGCCCCCATCTTTGTCGATACCGAAATCCTGCTCGCCAGCGTGGACGACCGCGATACCGGGCGCCAGGTGCGGGCGCGTGAATGGATCAGCTTTTGCTGGCAGACGCGCAGCGGCCGCATCAGCTCGCAGGTGCTCAACGAGCTGTACAACCAGGCCATCCAGCGTTTTGATGGCCCCCACGTGCTGCAGCAGGTGCGCGCCCAGGTGCGCCGCCTGCGCGTGTGGCTGCCGCCGCACCTGGACTCCTACACCGTGGACGGCGCCTGGGACCTGCAGGACCGTTATCGCCTGGGCTATTGGGATGCGCTCATCCTCTCGTCCGCCCACCAGCAAGGCTGCCGCTACCTGCTGACCGAGGCACTGCCGCACGATCAGCCGATGGACGCCGTGCGCCCCATCAACCCTTTCCTTGTCACCCCCAACGAACTGGACACCACCGAATGA
- the murA gene encoding UDP-N-acetylglucosamine 1-carboxyvinyltransferase, translating into MDKLLIRGGRSLQGEVLVSGAKNAALPELCAALLTAEPVTLLNVPQLQDVSTMLKLIRNMGVAAERADDGTVRIDASALSTPEAPYELVKTMRASVLALGPLLARFGEATVSLPGGCAIGSRPVDQHIKGLAAMGADIVVEHGYIIAKLPALSNGGRKRLKGARITTDMVTVTGTENFLMAAALAEGETVLENAAQEPEISDLAEMLIAMGAKIEGHGTSRIRIQGVEKLHGCTHRVVADRIEAGTFLCAVAATGGDVTLRHGRADHLDAVIDKLREAGATVQAVDGGIRVQSAGGATLKAQGFRTTEYPGFPTDMQAQFMALNCIAQGTATVTETIFENRFMHVNELVRLGAKIQVDGKVAVIEGVPRLSGATVMATDLRASASLVIAGLVADGETVVDRIYHLDRGYDCMEAKLRGIGADVERLKT; encoded by the coding sequence ATGGACAAACTCCTGATTCGTGGCGGACGCAGCTTGCAAGGCGAGGTGCTGGTGTCTGGCGCCAAGAACGCCGCCTTGCCGGAGTTGTGCGCCGCCCTGCTCACGGCCGAGCCCGTGACCCTGCTCAACGTGCCCCAGCTGCAGGACGTGAGCACCATGCTCAAGCTCATCCGCAACATGGGCGTGGCGGCCGAGCGGGCCGATGACGGCACGGTGCGGATTGACGCCAGCGCGCTGAGCACGCCCGAGGCCCCGTACGAACTGGTCAAGACCATGCGCGCCTCCGTGCTGGCGCTGGGCCCGCTGCTGGCGCGCTTTGGCGAGGCCACGGTGTCGCTGCCCGGCGGTTGCGCCATCGGTTCGCGGCCGGTGGACCAGCACATCAAGGGCCTGGCCGCCATGGGCGCCGACATCGTGGTCGAGCACGGCTACATCATCGCCAAGCTGCCTGCACTTTCGAATGGTGGCCGGAAGCGCCTGAAGGGCGCTCGCATCACCACCGACATGGTCACGGTGACGGGCACCGAGAACTTCCTCATGGCCGCTGCGCTGGCCGAAGGTGAGACGGTGCTCGAAAACGCCGCGCAAGAGCCCGAGATTTCGGACCTGGCCGAGATGCTGATCGCCATGGGCGCGAAGATCGAAGGCCACGGCACCAGCCGCATCCGCATCCAGGGCGTCGAGAAGCTACACGGCTGCACCCACCGCGTGGTGGCTGACCGCATCGAAGCGGGCACCTTCCTGTGCGCCGTGGCCGCCACGGGCGGCGATGTGACGCTGCGCCACGGCCGCGCCGACCACCTCGACGCGGTGATTGACAAGCTGCGCGAAGCGGGTGCCACCGTGCAGGCGGTGGATGGCGGCATCCGCGTGCAAAGCGCTGGCGGCGCCACGCTCAAGGCCCAGGGCTTTCGCACCACCGAATACCCCGGTTTTCCTACCGACATGCAGGCCCAGTTCATGGCGCTTAACTGCATCGCACAGGGCACGGCCACGGTGACCGAGACGATTTTTGAAAACCGCTTCATGCATGTCAACGAGCTGGTGCGCCTGGGCGCCAAAATCCAGGTGGATGGCAAGGTGGCGGTCATTGAAGGCGTGCCACGCCTGTCCGGCGCCACCGTGATGGCCACCGACCTGCGTGCTTCGGCCAGCTTGGTCATTGCGGGTTTGGTGGCCGACGGCGAAACCGTGGTGGACCGCATCTACCACCTGGACCGCGGCTACGACTGCATGGAAGCGAAACTGCGCGGCATCGGCGCGGACGTTGAAAGATTGAAAACATGA
- a CDS encoding ABC transporter ATP-binding protein: MSDPSILAELRNVTFSYGDRAILRDVSLTVPRGKVTALMGASGGGKTTVLRLLGGQQRASGGEVLFDGQDVGRLDAAGLYAVRRRMGMLFQFGALFTDLSVFENVAFPLREHTDLSEALIRDVVLMKLHAVGLRGARDLMPSEISGGMARRVALARAIALDPELVMYDEPFAGLDPISLGTAAQLIRQLNDAMGLTSIVVSHDLEETLRLADHVIILGPGVVAAQGTPDEVRASTDPLVHQFVNALPTGPVPFHYPGPDAAQDFGPVGGRAP; this comes from the coding sequence ATGTCCGATCCCTCCATCCTTGCCGAGCTGCGCAATGTCACGTTCTCCTATGGAGACCGTGCCATCCTGCGCGACGTCTCGCTGACCGTGCCGCGTGGCAAGGTCACGGCATTGATGGGTGCCTCCGGTGGTGGCAAGACCACGGTGCTGCGCCTCTTGGGGGGGCAGCAGCGGGCTTCGGGCGGTGAAGTCCTGTTTGATGGGCAGGACGTGGGTCGCCTCGACGCGGCTGGCTTGTATGCCGTCCGCCGCCGCATGGGGATGCTGTTCCAGTTTGGCGCGTTGTTTACCGATCTGAGTGTTTTCGAGAATGTGGCCTTTCCGTTGCGCGAGCACACGGACCTGTCCGAGGCACTGATCCGCGATGTAGTCCTCATGAAGCTGCACGCCGTGGGCCTGCGGGGCGCGCGTGACCTCATGCCCAGCGAGATTTCGGGGGGGATGGCCCGGCGGGTAGCCCTGGCACGCGCCATTGCACTGGACCCGGAGCTGGTCATGTATGACGAGCCTTTTGCAGGGCTCGACCCCATCTCTCTGGGGACGGCGGCGCAGCTGATCCGCCAGCTGAACGACGCCATGGGCCTCACCAGCATCGTGGTCTCGCACGACCTCGAAGAGACCTTGCGGCTCGCAGACCATGTGATCATCCTCGGGCCGGGCGTGGTGGCGGCCCAGGGCACGCCCGATGAGGTGCGTGCCAGCACAGACCCCCTGGTTCACCAGTTTGTGAACGCCTTGCCCACGGGACCGGTGCCATTTCATTACCCAGGCCCCGATGCCGCGCAGGACTTCGGACCCGTGGGAGGGCGTGCACCGTGA
- the mlaE gene encoding lipid asymmetry maintenance ABC transporter permease subunit MlaE — protein sequence MSWYNPSDVGFAVRAKLADIGMATRLFVRLVRLAGATFVRPSLVRDQVHFLGNYSLAIIAVSGLFVGLVLGLQGYYTLQRYGSSEALGLLVTLSLVRELGPVVTALLFAGRAGTSLTAEIGLMRAGEQLSAMEMMAVDPVQRVLAPRFWAGVIVMPLLAAVFSAVGVIGGWGVGVLMIGIDPGAFWSQTQGGVDVWKDVGNGVLKSVVFGVAVTFVALLQGYTAKPTPEGVSRATTRTVVVASLAVLGLDFILTALMFSI from the coding sequence GTGAGCTGGTACAACCCGTCCGACGTGGGGTTTGCGGTGCGTGCCAAGCTTGCCGACATTGGCATGGCAACCCGCCTGTTTGTGCGGCTGGTGCGGCTGGCCGGGGCCACGTTTGTGCGGCCATCGCTGGTGCGCGACCAGGTGCATTTTCTGGGCAACTACTCGCTCGCCATCATTGCGGTATCCGGTCTGTTCGTCGGGTTGGTGCTGGGGTTGCAGGGGTACTACACGCTGCAGCGCTATGGCTCGTCCGAAGCGCTGGGGCTGCTGGTCACGTTGTCGCTGGTGCGCGAGCTCGGGCCTGTGGTCACCGCCCTGCTGTTTGCGGGGCGTGCGGGCACGTCGCTGACGGCCGAGATTGGTCTGATGCGTGCAGGCGAGCAGCTCAGCGCGATGGAAATGATGGCGGTGGACCCGGTGCAGCGCGTTCTGGCACCGCGTTTCTGGGCTGGGGTGATTGTCATGCCCCTGCTGGCGGCCGTCTTCAGTGCGGTGGGCGTGATTGGCGGGTGGGGCGTCGGCGTCCTCATGATCGGCATCGACCCTGGCGCTTTCTGGAGCCAGACGCAGGGCGGGGTGGACGTGTGGAAAGACGTGGGCAATGGGGTGCTCAAGAGCGTGGTCTTCGGTGTTGCCGTAACGTTCGTGGCGCTCTTGCAGGGTTACACCGCCAAACCCACGCCCGAGGGCGTATCGCGCGCCACCACGCGCACGGTGGTGGTGGCGAGTCTGGCGGTGCTGGGGCTCGACTTCATCCTCACGGCCCTGATGTTCAGTATCTGA
- a CDS encoding BolA/IbaG family iron-sulfur metabolism protein yields the protein MTADQLKHIITAGLACEHITLEGDGRHWYATIVSAEFEGKRAIQRHQRVYATLGAKMHTDEVHALSMKTFTPAEWAAQAE from the coding sequence ATGACCGCTGACCAACTCAAACACATCATCACCGCCGGGCTGGCCTGCGAACACATCACGCTGGAAGGCGACGGCCGCCATTGGTACGCCACCATCGTCTCGGCCGAGTTTGAAGGCAAGCGCGCCATTCAGCGCCACCAGCGCGTATACGCCACGCTGGGCGCCAAAATGCACACCGACGAAGTGCATGCACTGTCGATGAAGACCTTCACGCCCGCCGAGTGGGCGGCCCAGGCGGAATGA
- the hisD gene encoding histidinol dehydrogenase, with the protein MTLVAAPARLSTAAATFEADFAARLHWSADTDAAIEQRVADILSDVQKRGDAAVLEYTARFDGLSAPNMAALELTQADFKAAFDAIPQAQRDALQAAAKRVRSYHEAQKKASGESWSYRDEDGTLLGQKVTPLDRVGIYVPGGKAAYPSSLLMNAIPAHVAGVQEIIMVVPTPVRGSVATGGTGEGTSTKGERNELVLAAAYVAGVTRAFTIGGAQAVAALAYGTATVPKVDKITGPGNAYVASAKKRVFGTVGIDMIAGPSEILVLADGSTPPDWVAMDLFSQAEHDELAQSILLCPDAAYLDAVQREIDRLLPTMPRAEIIAKSLTGRGALILTKDMEEACAISNRIAPEHLEVSSTDPHRWEPLLRHAGAIFLGAYTSESLGDYCAGPNHVLPTSGTARFSSPLGVYDFQKRSSIIEVSEAGAQVLGAIAAELAYGEGLQAHAQAAEMRLK; encoded by the coding sequence ATGACTTTGGTAGCTGCTCCCGCCCGTCTGTCCACCGCTGCGGCCACTTTTGAGGCTGATTTTGCAGCCCGCCTGCATTGGTCTGCCGACACCGACGCGGCCATCGAGCAGCGCGTGGCCGACATCCTGTCCGATGTGCAAAAGCGCGGCGATGCGGCGGTGCTGGAATACACCGCCCGCTTCGACGGCCTCAGCGCCCCCAACATGGCCGCGCTGGAGCTGACCCAGGCCGACTTCAAGGCCGCGTTCGACGCCATCCCGCAGGCCCAGCGCGACGCGCTGCAGGCCGCCGCCAAGCGCGTGCGCAGCTACCACGAGGCGCAGAAAAAGGCCTCGGGCGAGAGCTGGAGCTACCGCGACGAAGACGGCACACTGCTGGGCCAGAAGGTTACCCCGCTGGACCGTGTGGGCATCTACGTGCCCGGCGGCAAGGCCGCCTACCCGTCGAGCCTGCTGATGAACGCCATCCCTGCCCATGTGGCGGGTGTGCAGGAAATCATCATGGTCGTGCCCACGCCTGTGCGCGGCAGCGTGGCAACCGGCGGAACGGGCGAGGGTACCTCGACGAAGGGCGAGCGCAACGAGCTGGTGCTGGCAGCCGCCTACGTGGCCGGTGTGACCCGCGCCTTCACCATCGGCGGCGCCCAGGCCGTGGCCGCGCTGGCCTACGGCACGGCCACCGTGCCCAAGGTGGACAAGATCACCGGCCCCGGCAACGCCTATGTGGCCAGCGCCAAGAAGCGCGTGTTTGGCACCGTGGGCATCGACATGATCGCGGGCCCGAGCGAAATCCTGGTGCTGGCCGACGGCAGCACGCCGCCCGACTGGGTGGCCATGGACCTCTTCAGCCAGGCCGAACACGACGAGCTGGCCCAGAGCATCCTGCTGTGCCCCGACGCCGCCTACCTCGACGCCGTGCAGCGCGAGATCGACCGCCTGCTGCCCACCATGCCGCGCGCCGAGATCATCGCCAAGAGCCTCACCGGCCGGGGCGCGCTGATCCTCACCAAGGACATGGAAGAAGCCTGCGCGATCAGCAACCGCATCGCACCAGAACACCTGGAGGTCAGCAGCACCGACCCGCACCGCTGGGAACCGTTGCTGCGCCACGCCGGTGCCATCTTTCTGGGCGCCTACACCTCGGAAAGCCTGGGCGACTACTGCGCAGGCCCCAACCACGTGCTGCCCACCAGCGGCACGGCGCGCTTCTCGTCGCCCCTGGGCGTGTACGACTTCCAGAAACGCAGCAGCATCATCGAGGTGAGCGAGGCCGGTGCCCAGGTGCTGGGTGCCATTGCAGCGGAGCTGGCCTACGGTGAGGGCCTGCAGGCCCACGCGCAAGCCGCAGAGATGCGGTTGAAATGA
- the hisG gene encoding ATP phosphoribosyltransferase: MTMITLALSKGRIFDETLPLLAAAGIEVLEDPEKSRKLILPTNQPNVRVVLVRATDVPTYVEYGGADLGVTGKDTLIEHGGQGLYQPLDLRIAKCRVSVAVRNDFDYERAVKQGSRLKVATKYTSIARDFFATKGVHVDMVKLYGSMELAPLIGLADAIVDLVSTGNTLKANHLVEVERIMDISSYLVVNQAALKLKQAPLRRIIDAFASAIPAEKN, encoded by the coding sequence ATGACGATGATCACCCTCGCGCTTTCCAAGGGCCGCATCTTTGACGAAACCCTGCCGTTGCTGGCCGCTGCAGGCATCGAGGTGCTCGAAGACCCTGAAAAGTCGCGCAAGCTCATCCTGCCCACCAACCAGCCCAACGTGCGCGTGGTGCTGGTGCGTGCCACTGATGTGCCCACTTACGTGGAATACGGCGGCGCCGACCTCGGCGTGACCGGCAAGGACACCCTCATCGAGCACGGCGGCCAGGGCCTGTACCAGCCGCTGGACTTGCGCATCGCCAAGTGCCGCGTGAGCGTTGCCGTGCGCAACGACTTCGACTACGAGCGCGCGGTCAAACAGGGCTCGCGCCTGAAGGTCGCCACCAAGTACACATCCATCGCGCGCGACTTCTTTGCCACCAAGGGCGTGCACGTGGACATGGTCAAGCTCTACGGCAGCATGGAGCTGGCCCCGCTCATCGGCCTGGCCGACGCTATCGTCGATCTGGTCTCCACCGGCAACACGCTCAAGGCCAACCACCTCGTGGAGGTCGAGCGCATCATGGACATCAGCTCCTACCTGGTCGTGAACCAGGCCGCGCTCAAGCTCAAGCAGGCGCCACTGCGCCGCATCATTGATGCGTTTGCCTCGGCCATACCGGCCGAAAAGAACTGA
- a CDS encoding VacJ family lipoprotein: protein MKNSEQWAVPARTGFWRAAAGGSLLLAAALLSGCATVAHPDPRDPLESYNRSMTTFNEQVDAMVLKPVATAYQEITPAPVRTGVRNFFANLGDVWSLVNNVLQLRAEASVATFMRVNINTVMGLGGVLDVASELGIDRYKQDFGLTLGRWGVGTGPYLVLPLLGPSTVRDTFALPVDMRGNLVRYVDPVSARNSLYALRLTDTRANLLRAGSVLDSAALDKYSFTRDVFLQVRSQAGDPHNGSRAEDINGNDGSIPEEPPR from the coding sequence ATGAAAAACTCTGAACAGTGGGCCGTGCCTGCCCGCACCGGATTCTGGCGGGCCGCGGCGGGCGGCAGCCTGCTGCTGGCCGCAGCGCTGCTGTCGGGCTGTGCCACCGTGGCGCATCCTGATCCGCGCGATCCGCTGGAATCCTACAACCGCAGCATGACCACGTTCAACGAGCAGGTCGATGCGATGGTGCTCAAACCGGTGGCCACCGCCTACCAGGAAATCACGCCGGCACCGGTGCGCACCGGGGTCCGCAATTTCTTTGCGAACCTGGGGGACGTCTGGTCGCTGGTGAACAACGTGCTGCAGCTTCGTGCGGAAGCCTCGGTGGCCACGTTTATGCGAGTCAACATCAATACAGTGATGGGGCTGGGCGGGGTTCTCGATGTGGCCAGCGAGCTGGGCATAGACCGTTACAAGCAGGACTTTGGCCTGACGCTCGGCCGGTGGGGCGTGGGTACCGGGCCTTATCTGGTGTTGCCCCTCCTGGGGCCGTCCACGGTGCGGGACACCTTCGCACTGCCTGTGGACATGCGGGGCAACTTGGTGCGCTATGTCGACCCGGTCTCCGCGCGCAACTCGCTCTATGCGCTGCGCCTGACGGACACCCGTGCCAACCTTTTGCGGGCGGGCTCCGTGCTCGATAGTGCCGCCCTGGACAAATACAGTTTCACCCGTGATGTCTTCCTGCAGGTGCGCAGCCAGGCGGGCGATCCGCACAACGGCAGCCGAGCGGAGGACATCAACGGCAACGATGGCTCCATTCCGGAAGAGCCCCCCCGGTAG
- a CDS encoding ABC transporter substrate-binding protein, translating into MMNRRSLARQVLFAAAVVSLGMPLLAAAADEAPDALIKRLSTDVLNTVKSDKAIQGGDLNKVIALVDKTVMPNVNFRRMTAAAVGPGWRQASPEQQQRLQEEFKILLVRTYAGALAQVNDQRILLKPLRAAPEDKDVLVRTEIVGRGDPIQLDYRLEKTPGDGAGWKIYNLNVLGVWLVETYRSQFAQEINAKGIDGLIETLVSRNKANAAVRG; encoded by the coding sequence ATGATGAACCGACGATCCCTCGCCCGACAGGTATTGTTTGCCGCTGCTGTGGTGTCCTTGGGCATGCCACTCTTGGCCGCAGCGGCCGATGAGGCCCCGGATGCGCTGATCAAGCGCCTGTCCACCGATGTGCTGAACACCGTGAAGTCCGACAAGGCCATCCAGGGTGGCGATCTGAACAAGGTCATAGCGCTGGTGGACAAGACGGTGATGCCCAACGTCAACTTCCGCCGCATGACAGCCGCCGCCGTGGGGCCAGGCTGGCGCCAGGCTTCGCCCGAGCAGCAGCAAAGGCTTCAGGAGGAGTTCAAGATATTGCTGGTCCGCACATACGCCGGGGCCCTGGCCCAGGTCAATGACCAGCGTATTCTGCTCAAGCCCCTGCGGGCTGCGCCGGAGGACAAGGATGTGCTCGTGCGCACCGAAATCGTCGGACGTGGCGACCCGATCCAGCTCGACTACCGGCTGGAGAAAACCCCGGGCGACGGCGCCGGCTGGAAGATCTACAACCTGAACGTGCTGGGCGTGTGGCTGGTGGAAACCTACCGCAGTCAGTTTGCGCAGGAGATCAATGCCAAGGGCATCGACGGGCTGATCGAGACACTGGTTTCGCGCAACAAGGCCAATGCCGCTGTCAGGGGCTGA